In the genome of Candidatus Methylomirabilota bacterium, the window AAGGAGCGGCCGAAGGTCGCGCGCGACTTCCTCCAGGCCTACCTGCAGGGCGTGAAGCTCTACAACCAGCGCGGCCTCAAGGACCCGGAGATCGCGAGCATCATCTCGAAGCACATGAAGCTGTCCGTCGAGATCATCCAGGGCACCATTCCCGTCTACCTCGACGCGGGCGCGAAGCCGAGAGTGCGGGACCTCGCGGCGATGCAGGACTGGTTCCACCAGATGGGCTGGGTGAAAGAGAAGGTGCCGATGGAGCGCGTGGTCGACCTCTCCTTCCTCGAGTAGGCACCCCGCGTGCTCCTGGCCCTCCGCGACGTCGGCAAGGTCTGGCTCATCGAGCGCACCGGCGAGCGCGTGAGCGCGCTCGAGTCTATCACTCTCGACGTGGCGCCCGGCGAGTTCCTGATCCTGCTCGGCCCCTCGGGCTGCGGCAAGTCCACGCTCCTCCAGATCATCGCCGGCCTCGAGGCGGCGTCCTCGGGTGAGATCCGCTTTCCATCTATTACGCGCGGCGTCTCGCCCTGCGACAAGTCCAACGGCAAGCTGACGAGCATGGTCTTCCAGGACTATGCCCTCTTCCCGTGGCGGACCGTGATGGGCAACATCGTCTTCGGCCCCGAGGTGCGACACGTGGCTCGCGGCGAGCGTGAGGAGCGGGCGCGTCGGCTGATCGACCTGGTAAACCTCAAGGGCGCCGAGCACCGCTACCCTCACGAGCTTTCCGGCGGGATGCGGCAGCGCGTCGCGCTGGCGCGGGCGCTTGCCAACGATCCCCAGATCGTCCTCTTCGACGAGCCGCTGGCGGCGCTCGACGCCCAGACGCGGCGCGTGCTCCAGGACGAGCTCCTGCGCATCTGGGGCGAGACCGGCAAGACCTTCGTCTACGTCACGCACAGCCTGCAGGAGGCGGTGCTTCTCGGCAGTCGCATCGTTCTCATGACCGCGCACCCGGGCCGGATCAGGCACATCGTGGACGTGCCCCTCGCGCGCCCCCGCCACCTGACAGGGCGGGCCGAGGCCGAGATGCTCGACCGCCTCGACACCGAGCTCAGCGAAGAGGTCCAGCGGGCGATGGCGACATGACCGCGTCACACCTCCGGAAAATCGCCTCGGTCCTGGGACTCCTCGTGGCCTGGCAGCTCCTCATCCAGACGGGAAAGCTCAGCGAGCTCTTCCTGCCCGCGCCGCTCTCGGTGCTCGCCACGATGTGGGACATGACGCGATCGGGCCAGCTGCCCTGGGCCGTGCTCGTGAGTCTCAACCGCGTGGTGCAGGGCTTCGTCTACGGCGCCGCCGTGGGCGTCTTCCTGGGCCTCTTGGCCGGAGCGATCGGCTGGATCGAGGACCTGCTCGACCCGTGGGTCGCCGCCGTCTACCCCATTCCCAAGTCGGCGCTCTTCCCGCTCTTCCTGCTCTGGTTCGGCCTGGGCGATCCGTCCAAGATCGCGACGATCGCGATCGGCGTGCTCTTCCTCGTGCTGGTCAACACCATGGCGGGGGTGAAGTCCATCAACCCCGTCCTGCTCAAGGCCGCCCACGACCTCGGCGCGGGCCGACTGCAGACCTTCACCAAGGTCATCCTGCCCGGCGCGCTGCCCAACATCTTCACCGGGCTCCGGCTCGGCGCGGGCATGGCGCTCATCCTCGTCTTCATCACCGAGATCGAGGCGACCAAGGCCGGGCTCGGCTTCCTCCTCTGGGAAGCTTTCCAGCTCCTCGACACCAAGCAGGTGTTCGCGGGCGTGGTCACCTTCGGCCTGCTCGGCGTCGCCTCAACCTGGCTGCTCCAGTGGCTGGAGCGCGTGGGCTGTCCCTGGATCCAACGCTCGAACTGAAGGAGCGACCGATGGCTCAAGACCTTCCCGCGTACCTCGACCTGATCAAGCGCAGCAAGCCCGAGGAGATCGCCGTGATCTCGAAGGAGATCGACCCGGCGTATGAGCTGACCGCGCTGGTGGTCAAGCTCGAGCGCGAGGGGCGCCGCCGCCCGGTGCTGATCTGCGAGCGCATGAAGGGCACGAAGTTCCCGGTGCTGACCAACCTCCATGCGAGCCGCTCCCGCCTGGCCCTCGCGATGGGTTCAGCGCCCGACCAGATGCTCGCGACGTACCTGCGCGCCATGGACAAGCCCATCCCGCCGAAGATCGTGAACAGCGGGCCGTGCAAGGACGTGGTGCTCACGGGCGACAAAATCAACCTCTACGATCTGCCCCAGATCCTCCATCATGAAGGCGACGCGGGCGCCTACCTGACGGCCGCGATCTCCTTTGCCAAGGACCCCACCCGCGAGATCTGGAACTGCGCCTACAACCGCCTCATGATCAAGGGACGCGACACGACGTCCATTCACCTGACGGCGGGCAAGCATCTCTGGGAGTTCCAGAGGATCGCCGAGGCCCGCGGCGAGCCCCTGCCCGTGGCCTTCGCCATCGGCGTGCATCCCGCGATCGCGCTCGGCGCGCTCGCCATCGGCTCGATCGACGAGGACGAGCGCGGCATCATGGGCGCGCTGCTGCGGGAGCCGCTCGAGCTCGTCAAGTGCGAGACCTCCGACGTGCTCGTGCCGGCGCACGCGGAGATGATCATCGAAGCGGACATCCTTCCGGGCGCGCGCACGCCCGAGGGCCCCTTCGGCGAGTTCACCGGCTACAGCCTGGGCGAGCGGCCGCGCGAGGTGGTCAAGGTCAAGGCCATCACCCACCGCGCGGGCGCCTTCTTCCAGGACATCTCGGTCGCCCACCTCGACCACATGCTGCTCTCGACGATCCCGATGGAGGCCAACCTCTACCGCGCCGTGCGCGCCATGGTGCCCTCGGTCAAGGCCGTCCGCGTCCCGGGCCCGTTCACCTGCTACGTCTCGATCGAGCAGCGGCTACCGGGCCAGGCCAAGAACGCCATCCTCTCGGTCCTGGGCGCCGACCTCTACATGAAGCGCGTGGTCGTGGTGGACCAGGACGTGGACATCTTCGACGACCGGCAGGTCACGTGGGCGATCGCGACGCGCTGCCAGCCCGACCGCGACATCGCCATCATCACCCACGCGCGCGGCTCAGACCTCGATCCCTCGACCAAGGAAGACGGCTACTCCGCCAAGTGGGGCGTGGACGCGACGGCCAAGCCGTCGCTCGCCGCTTACACGCCCCGCCACCGCGTGCCGCCCGAAGCCTGGAAGCGGATCACCCTGAAGGACTTCGGGCTTCAGTGACGGAGAGCTTCGCCGCGCTGCTCGACGCGGCCGCGCGCCGGCGGCCCGATGCCCCCGCCCTCGTCTGGGACGGCGGCGCGCTCACGTGGCGCGAGCTCGAGCTGCGCGCGGGCGGACTGGCGCGCCGGCTCGCGCGCCAAGGCCTCCGCGCGGGCGACACTGCCGTACTCCAGCTGCCGAACGGGTGGCGCTTCGCGGCCGCGCTCTGGGGCGTGCTCAAGCTGGGCGCGACGGTGGCTCCGCTCAACCCGCTCCTCGCGGCCGGCGAGCGCGACAGGATCCTGGCGCACCTCGGGCCCGCCCTGATCGTGGACGAGGTGGACGAGGAGGAGGTGCGGGAGGCGGAGCCGATGTCGGACAGCGCGGACGGCGAGGCGCCCGCCCTCATCCTCTACACCTCGGGCAGCACGGGGCGGCCCAAGGGCGCCGTCCTCTCCCACGCCGCGCTCCGCTTTGCCAATGAATCATGGGCTGGGCCCGTGATGCGCCTCACGCCGCAGGACGTCGTGCTGGCCGCGCTGCCGCTCGCTCACTCCTTCGGACTCAACGGGGCGCTCCTGGCGCCGTTGCTCGCGGGCGCCACCGTGGCGATCCAGGAGCGCTTCTCTCCCGAGGAGACGCTGCGCGCCATCGCGCGCCACGGAGTCACGGTCCTCCCCGCCGTCGCGACGATGTTCCAGCGGATGCTCGAGGTCGCCTCCGTCTCGGAGGCGGCATGCTCGAGCCTGCGCCTGGCCGTGTCGGGGGCGGCGCCCTGCCCGTGGGAGCTCAGCCAGGCGTGGCGGCGGCGCACCGGCGTGAGGATCGTGCGCGGCTACGGAATGACCGAGCTCTTCCGCCCGATCTCGTACCTCGCCGACGATCCAACCGATCTGCCCGACGCCATCGGCCGGCCGGTGCCCGGGGTCGAGGCGCGCGTGGTCGACCCCGAAGGACAGGCGCTCGCGCCAGGCGAGGCCGGCGAGCTCTGGATCCGCACTCCCGCTGCCATGGACGGCTATCTCCGCGCCGAGGAGGAGACCCGCGCGGTCATCCAGGACGGGTGGTTCAAGACCGGCGACCTGGCGACACTCTCGCCCGAAGGGTTCGTCAGCGTCGTGGGACGAAAGAAGGACCTGATCCTGCGCGGCGGCTACTCCGTGGTGCCCGCCGAGGTCGAGGCCGCGCTGCTGGATCACCCCGCGGTGGCGGAGGCCGCCGTGGTCGGGACACCGCACCCCGAGCTGGGGGAGGAAGTGGCGGCCTTCGTCACGCTGCGGCCCGGCGCCCGCGCCGACGCGGACGAGCTGGTGGCCTTCTGCCGCGAGCGGCTGGCCTCCTTCAAGTATCCGCGCCGCGTGACCCTCGTGAGCGAGCTGCCCAAGAGCGCGACGGGCAAGGTCCTCAAGTGGCGCCTCGGCGTCCCTGAAGGGGGCTGAGAGAGGGCCTTTGACACGGCTCCCCAAACCCGCGTAGACTCCCGCCAGTCTTCGCATCCAGCTCTGAAAGGCGGGCTCAAGGTGGCGTCCAGCGAGGTCGTGTTTAATCCGCTCCTGCCGGAGTTCCACGCGGATCCATACCCGTTCTACCGCCGGCTGAGAGAGGAAGACCCAGTCCATCTCAGCGCGCTCGGCATCTGGGTCCTGACGCGCTACGACGACACGGTCATGGTGTTGCGCGACCCGCGCTTCGGCCGCGAGGGCATAGCCGAGCTCATGGAAGCGCGGCTCGGCGCAGCATCCGTTCGCCCCGCGAACACCCGCGACATGCTCTTCCGGGACCCGCCCGACCACACGCGCCTGCGCGCCCTCGTGAGCCGGGCGTTCACGCCGCGGGTCGTGGAGGCGATGCGTCCGCACATCCAGGAGATCGTCGACGGGCTGCTGGACCGGGTCGAGGGCGCCCGCGGCATGGACGTGATCGCGGACCTCGCGTACCCCCTCCCGGTGACGGTCATCTGCGAGATGCTCGGCGTGCCCACCGCGGACCAGGTCGTCTTCAAGCAGTGGTCTGCGGACATCGCGCGAAGCCTCGACGCGGCCATCCTGCCGGCCGGGTCGGAAGTCATCACGCGCGGCCAGGAGGCCGGCGACGCGCTGAGAGAGTACTTCCGCTCGCTCATCGCCGTGCGCCGAAAGAGTCCCCAGCCGGACCTGCTCTCGGCCTTGATCGCCGCCGAAGAGCAGGGCGACAAGCTCAGCGAGCCGGAGCTCGTCGCCACCTGCGCGCTGCTGCTCATCGCGGGCCACGAGACCACGGTCAACCTGATCGGCAACGGGGTCCTCGCGCTGCTCCGGCACCCCGACCAGCTGCGCGCCCTCGCGGACGATCCGGCGCTGATCCAGACGGGCGTCGAGGAGCTGCTGCGCTTCGACGGGCCCGTGCAGCGGACGGGGCGCATGACCATGGCGGACGTCGAGATCGGCGGCAAGCCGATCCCCAAGGGTTCTATCGTCGCGGCGGTCATCGGCGCGGCCAACCGGGATCCCGCGCACTTCGCCGACCCCGACCGTCTCGACGTCACCCGGCAGGAGAACCGGCACATCGCTTTCGGCTTCGGCATCCACTTCTGCCTCGGCGCCCCGCTGGCCCGTATCGAGGGCCAGGTCGCCATCGGCACCCTGCTGCGCCGCTGGCGCGCGCTCAAGCTCGTCTCGGACACTCCGGAGTGGCGGGAGTCGTCCGTGCTCCGCGGGCTCAAGACGCTCCCGGTCACGTTCTGAACACAGGACGAGGAACAGACATGGACAATCCTCTCGTTTCCCCCGTCAGCCGTCGGGACCTGATCAAGCTGGGCGGCGTCGCTGTCGCCGCCGGCGCCGCCGGATCCGGCCTGCATCTGTTCGATCCAAGCAGGGCCGAGGCTCAGGCGCCGAAGCGCGGAGGGACCTTCCGCATCCGCTTCGCCCTCGCCCCGCCCCACTTCGATCCGCAGCAGACCGTGGCCTTCACCACCATGGTGCCGCTGTCCTTCACCCACAGCCGGCTCGTCAGGGTCAAGGCCGGCCCCTCGGTGAAACCCGGCACCACGCCGATCGAGCCCGACCTGGCCGAGTCGTGGACCCAGCCCAACGACACCACGTACATCTTCAAGCTCCGCCGCGGCGCGCGGTGGCACCCGAAGCCGCCCGTCAACGGGCGCGAGGTGACGGCCGAGGACGTCAAGTACACGTACGAGCGCTTCATGGGTCCGACCAATCCCAACCGCGGGATGCTGGAGCAGGTGGAGAAGATCGAAGCGGTCGACAAGTACACGGTCAAGTTCACGATGAAGGAGCCCTTCGCCTGGCTGCTCGAGGCGCTGGCGTCGACGTCGACCTGGATCATCGCCAAGGAGGTCGTCGAACAGTATGGCGACCTCAAGAAGCCTGAGACCTGCATCGGCACCGGGCCCTGGATGCTCGAGCGCTACGAGCCGAACCTGCGCCTGACCTTCCTGCGCAACCCGAACTATTTCGTGGCTGGCTTGCCCCACGCCGACGGCGTGGACATGTCGATCGAGACCGATCCGGCCTCGGCGTTCGCCGCGTGGCTGGCCGGCCGGTACGACTTCGCACCCGAGTACGGGATGGTCGTGCGCCGGAGCGACCTGGCCGCGGCCAAGCAGCGCAAGCCGGCGCTGCAGACGCAGGACTACATCGTGGCCTTCGGCGGCATCACCTGGGTGCACCTCGACCAGGAGCCGTTCAAGGACATCCGGGTGCGCCGCGCCCTCGCCATGGCCTCAAACTGGAAGGAGGTTCTTGAGACCAACTCCTGGTCCCAGGGGGGGCACGGGGCGCCCAACCCGGCCATGCCCGCCGCCTTCAGGGAGTGGTCCATCCCCATCGATCAGCTCCCGGCCGAGGGGCGGCGGCTGTACGAGTACGACCCGCGGGAAGCCAGGCGGCTCCTGGCCGAGGCCGGCTACCCGAGCGGGCTCAAGACCACGATGGAGACCACGGCCGGGTACGGTCCCGACTACATGGACGGGGTGGAGGTGACGCTCGCGGGCTGGAAGAAGGGCGGGATCGAGGCCGAGCTGAAGATGAAGGAGTACGGCGCCTTCGTCTCGACGGCGCTCTTCGGCAAGTTCGACAAGATAGCCACCGGACTCTTCGGCCACTGGGCCGACCCCGACAGCTATCTCTACCGCTACTTCATGCCCGGGCAGGCGCTCAACGCCTCCGGCGTGAACGATCCCAAGCTCGCCGACATGATCCGGCTCCAGCGCCGCACCTTCAACGTGGCCAAGCGGCGCGAGATCATCTACGACATCCAGCGCTACATCTCGGTACAGGTCTACGCGTTCTACGGCGCCTCGGTCAGCGCCGTCGCGGCCTGGGAGCCCTACGTCAGGAACTTCGGCCCGAACATCGGCCACGACTACGGCGGGCGCCTGATGGCAGCCTGGCTCGATCGTTGACCGATCGCGCGTGAAACTTAAAGACCGGATCGCCCTCATCACGGGCGCAGGGTCGGGGATCGGCCGCGCGATCGCAACGCTGTTCGCTGAGGAAGGCGCGCGGGTCATCGCGAACGACGTGAACGAGCAGGCCGCCCTCGAGACCGTGGAGATGCTCGACGCCGGGGGTTCGGGCTCCCGCGCGATCCAGGCCGACGTGGCCGACAGCGCGCAGGTCAAGGCCATGTTCGCCGAGGTCGAGCGCGAGTTCGGGTCGCTCGACGTGCTCGTCAACAACGCGGGCATCGGCAGCGCCGGGACATCCACGGCGGATCGCGACACGCTCCGTGATCGATCCGACACCCGGATCATGGAGCAGCTGAGCGGCCGGGGCATCCAGACCCACTGGGACATCACGCAGACGATGACGGACGAGACCTGGCACCGGATGATCGCGGTGCATCTCAACGGCACCTTCTTCTGCACGCGGGAGGCGCTCCGCCTGATGAGCCGCCGCGACCAGGGTGTCATCATCAACCTGTCGAGCGTCGCCGGGCTCATGGGCCTCGAGAACGTGCCGCACTACAGCGCGGCCAAGGCGGGCATCCTCGGCTTCACGCGGGCGGTCGCCCGGGAGGTCGGCTCGCGGAAGATCCGGGTGAACGCGATCTGTCCCGGGTTCATCGATACGCCCATGACGCAGCCCATGTCCGACCTGATGCGCAAAGCCGTCATCGGGCGGACGCCGCTCGGCCGCTACGCGGAGCCCGGCGAGGTCGCGCAGACGGCGCTCTTCCTCGCCTCCGACGACAGCTCCTTCTTCACGGGACAGTGGCTCTCCCCGAACGGCGGCCTCTTCATTGGATGACCTCTTGGGGGATGACCCCTTTGGGGATGATCCGGCGACGTTGATCGGGGACAACTCTTACCAGCGACAACCACGGGAGTGACCATGGGAATGCTCGAGGGAAAGACCGCGGTGGTAACGGGAGCCGGGCGGGGCATCGGCCGGGGCATCGCGCTCGCGCTGGCGAAGGCGGGCGCGAAGGTCGTCGTCAACGACCTCGGCACGGGGCTCGACGGCGAAGGCGTAGCGACGGGCCCGGCCGCCAAGGTGGTGGACGAGATCGTGAAGGCGGGCGGCACCGCCGTCCCCAACTACGGGTCGGTCGCCGACTTCAAGCAGGCGACGGAGATGGTCGAGCAGGCGGTCAAGACGTGGGGCCGGGTCGACATCCTCGTGAACGTGGCCGGCATCCTGCGCGACCGCATGATCTTCAACATGAGCAAGGACGAGTGGGACGCTGTCTTGGCAGTCCATCTCGACGGCACCTTCTTCTGCACCCGCGCCGCCTCCATCGCGATGCGCGAGCAGAAGGCCGGCCGCATCGTCAGCATGTCGTCGGTCTCGGCGCTCGGCGCGCCCGGCCAGCCCAACTACAGCGCCGCGAAAGCGGGCATCATCGGCCTGACCTGGTCGACGGCGAACGCGATGGCGAAGTACAACGTGACGGCCAACGCGATCATGCCGAGCGGCGCCACGCGCATGATCGACTCGACTCCCAGAGGCAAGAAGATCTTCGACGAGACGGGCAAGTGGCCGAGCGAGCAGGCCATCGGCACCGAGCGCGACCCGGACAACGTGGCGCCGCTCGTCGTCTTCCTCGCGAGCGATGCCGCGGCCCACGTCAACGGGCAGGTCTTCCATTCCTTCGGCTACGGCTATACGCTCCTGGCCCAGCCGCAGGCGATCCGCCGCATCGACGCCGACCGCCGGCTCGACCCCGAAGAGCTGGTGAAGCTCCTGCCCGAGACGTTCGGACCGAGCCTCCACGAGCCGCCGGGGACGCTCTTTGGCAAGAGCCTGACCGAGCGCGCCAAGGACGAGTGGAAAGAGGTCGGGCGCGGCGTCCGCTTCTGGCAGTGGCCCCGGGAAGAGCGGTGAGGACCGTCCTCCTCGTCTGCCACGCCAACACCTGCCGCAGCGTGATGGCCCACGTGCTCCTCGAGAAGATGCTCACCGAGCGCGAGGCCCACGGGCGCGTGCTGGTGCGCTCGGGAGGGATCGCGAACCACGCGCGTGACGGGATGATCCCCTCGCTCGACGCGCGGATCGTCCTCCGCGAGGACGGGATCCATCTCGCCGAGGACGCGATGACCTCGACGGACCTCCGGCGGCACCGCGATCTGATCGCCAAGGCCCACCTGATCCTGACCATGACCGCGCAGCAGAAGGAGATGCTTGGGACGTACGAGGAAGCGCGGGGGCGGCCCATCTTCACCCTGAAGGAGTTCGCGGGCGAGGAGGGCGACATCGGCGATCCCTTCGACCAGGGGGAAGAGCGCTACCGCGCCTGCCGGGACGAGATCAAGCGTTGCCTCACCATGAGCGTCGACCGCCTGCTCGTGACGCTCTCCACGCCCTAGCTCCGCAGCCGGGCCGGTTGGACGCTCCCGATCCCGCGCTATTGCGCCGTCTTCAGCACATCGGGATGGAAGCGGATGCCGTGGCCCGGCACGTCGAGCGGGCGGATCATGCCGCGGTCGATCACGGGCGCCTGCTCGAAGATTCCGTCCACGAAGTACGGCAGGTACTCGATGTAGAGCGCGTTGGGCGAGGCCCCCAGCAGCGGCGTCATCAGCTCCGGGAAGTGGTGCGACGCCACCGGCAGGTTCTTCGCCTCGATGAGCCCGAAGGCGCGGAGCATGGGCGTGAGGTGATGCTGGCCGTGACCTTCCTCGCGGTGGCCCTCGTGGCGCTGCTGAGCATGCTCGCCCAGGGCTCGGTCAGCGTGGTCGCCGGCGGCGGCCAGTCCAAGGCCACGGCCTTCGCGCGGCAGATGATGGAGCAGCTGAGGAACCAGCCCTTCGTGCCCGGACCGACGAACGGCACGGACACGCCTGAGCCGGGCATCACCCGCTCCTGGTCCATCACGCCGACGGGGCCGACCGTCCCGCCCAACCGCCTCGCGACGATCCAGGCCATCGTGCGAGTCGACCGCGCTGCGGCCACGCTCGGCGCCCAGAACACCACGCTGACCACGATGCGCGCGGAGTAGCGGCGCGCCTCAGGCCTCGATCGGCAGCCGCTCGCCGGGCTGGTGCCAGGTCGGCTCCTGCCCTCGCCGGAAGATCTTGATCCTCGCCGTGCCCCGCGCCGTCACCACACCGTCCTCGACCTGCACGAGCGCCCCTTCCTCGAGGCCCACCACCGGATTGGCGTTCACGACGTGGTACTCGCCAATCCGTTCGTCCCGCGTCTCGCTGCCGGGCGCCATGGCGGGGTCCGTCTCTTTGTAGTGCGGGTTGATGTTGAAGGAGACGAGCCCGAGGGCGTCGAAGCGGTCGAGCGCGACGACGTTCCAGTCATTCGTCGTGAGGATGGTCGGCCCCGCCACGTTGGAGCCGGCGCTGGCGCCGAGGTAGGGCATGCCGCTCAGGACGCGCTCGCGGATGGCGGGCAGCAGCCCCGCCGCGCGGAGGCGCTTGAGGAGCGCGTAGGTGTTACCGCCTCCCATGAAGAGCGCCTCAGCTCCCGCGAGCGTTTCGAGCGGCCGGTCGTTCCAGCGCAGGTGGAGGAGCTCGAGCCCGGCGCCCTCCGGCGGC includes:
- a CDS encoding ABC transporter ATP-binding protein; translation: MLLALRDVGKVWLIERTGERVSALESITLDVAPGEFLILLGPSGCGKSTLLQIIAGLEAASSGEIRFPSITRGVSPCDKSNGKLTSMVFQDYALFPWRTVMGNIVFGPEVRHVARGEREERARRLIDLVNLKGAEHRYPHELSGGMRQRVALARALANDPQIVLFDEPLAALDAQTRRVLQDELLRIWGETGKTFVYVTHSLQEAVLLGSRIVLMTAHPGRIRHIVDVPLARPRHLTGRAEAEMLDRLDTELSEEVQRAMAT
- a CDS encoding ABC transporter permease, coding for MTASHLRKIASVLGLLVAWQLLIQTGKLSELFLPAPLSVLATMWDMTRSGQLPWAVLVSLNRVVQGFVYGAAVGVFLGLLAGAIGWIEDLLDPWVAAVYPIPKSALFPLFLLWFGLGDPSKIATIAIGVLFLVLVNTMAGVKSINPVLLKAAHDLGAGRLQTFTKVILPGALPNIFTGLRLGAGMALILVFITEIEATKAGLGFLLWEAFQLLDTKQVFAGVVTFGLLGVASTWLLQWLERVGCPWIQRSN
- a CDS encoding UbiD family decarboxylase, producing MAQDLPAYLDLIKRSKPEEIAVISKEIDPAYELTALVVKLEREGRRRPVLICERMKGTKFPVLTNLHASRSRLALAMGSAPDQMLATYLRAMDKPIPPKIVNSGPCKDVVLTGDKINLYDLPQILHHEGDAGAYLTAAISFAKDPTREIWNCAYNRLMIKGRDTTSIHLTAGKHLWEFQRIAEARGEPLPVAFAIGVHPAIALGALAIGSIDEDERGIMGALLREPLELVKCETSDVLVPAHAEMIIEADILPGARTPEGPFGEFTGYSLGERPREVVKVKAITHRAGAFFQDISVAHLDHMLLSTIPMEANLYRAVRAMVPSVKAVRVPGPFTCYVSIEQRLPGQAKNAILSVLGADLYMKRVVVVDQDVDIFDDRQVTWAIATRCQPDRDIAIITHARGSDLDPSTKEDGYSAKWGVDATAKPSLAAYTPRHRVPPEAWKRITLKDFGLQ
- a CDS encoding AMP-binding protein; the encoded protein is MTESFAALLDAAARRRPDAPALVWDGGALTWRELELRAGGLARRLARQGLRAGDTAVLQLPNGWRFAAALWGVLKLGATVAPLNPLLAAGERDRILAHLGPALIVDEVDEEEVREAEPMSDSADGEAPALILYTSGSTGRPKGAVLSHAALRFANESWAGPVMRLTPQDVVLAALPLAHSFGLNGALLAPLLAGATVAIQERFSPEETLRAIARHGVTVLPAVATMFQRMLEVASVSEAACSSLRLAVSGAAPCPWELSQAWRRRTGVRIVRGYGMTELFRPISYLADDPTDLPDAIGRPVPGVEARVVDPEGQALAPGEAGELWIRTPAAMDGYLRAEEETRAVIQDGWFKTGDLATLSPEGFVSVVGRKKDLILRGGYSVVPAEVEAALLDHPAVAEAAVVGTPHPELGEEVAAFVTLRPGARADADELVAFCRERLASFKYPRRVTLVSELPKSATGKVLKWRLGVPEGG
- a CDS encoding cytochrome P450 gives rise to the protein MASSEVVFNPLLPEFHADPYPFYRRLREEDPVHLSALGIWVLTRYDDTVMVLRDPRFGREGIAELMEARLGAASVRPANTRDMLFRDPPDHTRLRALVSRAFTPRVVEAMRPHIQEIVDGLLDRVEGARGMDVIADLAYPLPVTVICEMLGVPTADQVVFKQWSADIARSLDAAILPAGSEVITRGQEAGDALREYFRSLIAVRRKSPQPDLLSALIAAEEQGDKLSEPELVATCALLLIAGHETTVNLIGNGVLALLRHPDQLRALADDPALIQTGVEELLRFDGPVQRTGRMTMADVEIGGKPIPKGSIVAAVIGAANRDPAHFADPDRLDVTRQENRHIAFGFGIHFCLGAPLARIEGQVAIGTLLRRWRALKLVSDTPEWRESSVLRGLKTLPVTF
- a CDS encoding ABC transporter substrate-binding protein produces the protein MDNPLVSPVSRRDLIKLGGVAVAAGAAGSGLHLFDPSRAEAQAPKRGGTFRIRFALAPPHFDPQQTVAFTTMVPLSFTHSRLVRVKAGPSVKPGTTPIEPDLAESWTQPNDTTYIFKLRRGARWHPKPPVNGREVTAEDVKYTYERFMGPTNPNRGMLEQVEKIEAVDKYTVKFTMKEPFAWLLEALASTSTWIIAKEVVEQYGDLKKPETCIGTGPWMLERYEPNLRLTFLRNPNYFVAGLPHADGVDMSIETDPASAFAAWLAGRYDFAPEYGMVVRRSDLAAAKQRKPALQTQDYIVAFGGITWVHLDQEPFKDIRVRRALAMASNWKEVLETNSWSQGGHGAPNPAMPAAFREWSIPIDQLPAEGRRLYEYDPREARRLLAEAGYPSGLKTTMETTAGYGPDYMDGVEVTLAGWKKGGIEAELKMKEYGAFVSTALFGKFDKIATGLFGHWADPDSYLYRYFMPGQALNASGVNDPKLADMIRLQRRTFNVAKRREIIYDIQRYISVQVYAFYGASVSAVAAWEPYVRNFGPNIGHDYGGRLMAAWLDR
- a CDS encoding SDR family NAD(P)-dependent oxidoreductase, with the protein product MKLKDRIALITGAGSGIGRAIATLFAEEGARVIANDVNEQAALETVEMLDAGGSGSRAIQADVADSAQVKAMFAEVEREFGSLDVLVNNAGIGSAGTSTADRDTLRDRSDTRIMEQLSGRGIQTHWDITQTMTDETWHRMIAVHLNGTFFCTREALRLMSRRDQGVIINLSSVAGLMGLENVPHYSAAKAGILGFTRAVAREVGSRKIRVNAICPGFIDTPMTQPMSDLMRKAVIGRTPLGRYAEPGEVAQTALFLASDDSSFFTGQWLSPNGGLFIG
- a CDS encoding SDR family oxidoreductase, producing MGMLEGKTAVVTGAGRGIGRGIALALAKAGAKVVVNDLGTGLDGEGVATGPAAKVVDEIVKAGGTAVPNYGSVADFKQATEMVEQAVKTWGRVDILVNVAGILRDRMIFNMSKDEWDAVLAVHLDGTFFCTRAASIAMREQKAGRIVSMSSVSALGAPGQPNYSAAKAGIIGLTWSTANAMAKYNVTANAIMPSGATRMIDSTPRGKKIFDETGKWPSEQAIGTERDPDNVAPLVVFLASDAAAHVNGQVFHSFGYGYTLLAQPQAIRRIDADRRLDPEELVKLLPETFGPSLHEPPGTLFGKSLTERAKDEWKEVGRGVRFWQWPREER
- a CDS encoding low molecular weight protein arginine phosphatase; amino-acid sequence: MRTVLLVCHANTCRSVMAHVLLEKMLTEREAHGRVLVRSGGIANHARDGMIPSLDARIVLREDGIHLAEDAMTSTDLRRHRDLIAKAHLILTMTAQQKEMLGTYEEARGRPIFTLKEFAGEEGDIGDPFDQGEERYRACRDEIKRCLTMSVDRLLVTLSTP
- the pepE gene encoding dipeptidase PepE gives rise to the protein MRVYLHSGGLLLRPEGLRDVADFLGGLRRVALCTAASLYDETVSFERLKGFLAPPPPEGAGLELLHLRWNDRPLETLAGAEALFMGGGNTYALLKRLRAAGLLPAIRERVLSGMPYLGASAGSNVAGPTILTTNDWNVVALDRFDALGLVSFNINPHYKETDPAMAPGSETRDERIGEYHVVNANPVVGLEEGALVQVEDGVVTARGTARIKIFRRGQEPTWHQPGERLPIEA